In a genomic window of Helianthus annuus cultivar XRQ/B chromosome 10, HanXRQr2.0-SUNRISE, whole genome shotgun sequence:
- the LOC110917789 gene encoding probable RNA-dependent RNA polymerase 5 isoform X1 — MNNSSSTEVPLQPSVEQLIAKICTDRCIQPPDLMARRLLSKLTEASAIEILNKISSSCNIRTFSGYIVFMVERVNSVDCVLPQKRSPPVSITSGNPQSAEHGHFISPNSMQHSPGSSSGSNPTTIPDNFPMSPNEGYGSFVSKRMTSLLISEPKDASPNNATYHLGESSKTINLVPKQLVFSTGYDLDYTNHRNVSQRLFDSPNSSHGFSVVQKQHTLSPCSSSNGTRTHNGSPMSDQRSLSPCVSTGSLTNSLAISQQSLLLNELEFRKLFLVYSYVGRKKLEDVVSVEDAIEIKKMKTVSMFDFEAKIWANYGWKFCEPCDRAMHLDWDSGKTHLYRCYVSVDGTCWFKGPYLDTKRTHLQRELGDENVLIIQFADDPNMSDIPSNHCNWSAAYNTISGGISIGLRHYRLFAFKDVDKKNFKGDNSKKQRPKWAMKCYFIRTDSHAPWAEKDNCILFRKTSHEARCLFMHVHMVSSMAKYISRCSLALSNSVKLRVDLACVHVERIEDIPCRDENGYVVCNEEGEPLIHTDGTGFISEDLAILCEKDFIEAKGTKEDNYKLEEESIKESCIREPPLLVQCRLFKEGCAVKGTLLVNKKLKPRTIQVRPSMIKVEKDARLSDSTSFSSLEICSVSRKPRTANLSKNLIALLSVGGVPKNYFLELLENTLQDAQKVSSSLRAALRVGLNYGQIDNSSTSVAMIGSGVPLEEPYLQYRLSILANEERKGLRAGRIPVNESYYLIGTADPTGTLNNDEVCVILENGQISGKVLVYRNPGLDFGDVHILTAKYVEKMEEFVGNAKYGIFFSTKGKRSVGTEIANGDFDGDLYWVCRNPQLLHYFKASEPWKRKYSTPSKPSKKPGELSYDELETEIFSLLFATQKHSKVAGTAADSWMAYMDQYLSLGENDVDEKRRIKDKMMKLVDLFYDALDAPKSGKTVDIPQSLLSRKYPHFMEKYVNKSYNSSSVLGEIYDRAIAYQPDNALIREIWKLQCFNVEIPDRVLNLWKNRYDSYKYEMSTALQSGDESKNNSANIVITNYKKMLYEAEDFASSTRKIEDIYNDALAIYHVSYDNAIKCGDVRKCGFAWKVAGEALCSFHESKTPGRSISFKTNVLSKFI; from the exons ATGAACAATTCTTCTTCAACTGAAGTTCCTCTACAACCTTCAGTCGAACAACTGATCGCAAAAATCTGTACGGACAGATGTATACAACCGCCTGACCTTATGGCCCGGCGGTTACTCTCGAAGCTCACCGAAGCATCGGCGATCGAAATTCTGAATAAAATTTCCAGCTCGTGTAATATCCGTACTTTTTCCGGTTACATTGTTTTCATGGTGGAACGGGTGAATTCAGTCGACTGTGTTTTACCGCAGAAGCGTTCGCCTCCGGTTTCGATCACTAGTGGCAATCCTCAAA GCGCAGAACATGGACACTTCATTTCTCCAAATTCAATGCAACACTCACCCGGTTCTAGTTCTGGTTCAAACCCGACTACCATTCCTGACAACTTCCCTATGTCTCCAAACGAAGGCTATGGTTCTTTTGTTTCAAAGAGAATGACATCCTTGCTAATTTCGGAACCGAAGGATGCAAGTCCAAACAATGCCACCTATCACTTGGGTGAATCTTCAAAGACCATAAACCTGGTCCCAAAACAACTTGTATTCTCAACAGGTTATGATTTAGACTATACAAATCATCGTAATGTAAGTCAACGATTGTTTGACTCTCCAAATAGCAGTCATGGTTTCTCAGTGGTCCAAAAGCAACATACGCTCTCACCATGTTCAAGTTCAAATGGTACACGCAcccacaacggttctccaatgtCAGATCAGCGtagtttatcaccctgtgtgagcactGGAAGCCTGACAAATAGTCTGGCAATAAGTCAGCAGTCATTACTTCTTAATGAGCTCGAATTCAGGAAATTGTTCTTGGTATATAGTTATGTAGGGAG GAAAAAGCTTGAAGATGTGGTTTCTGTTGAAGATGCAATTGagataaagaaaatgaaaacaGTGTCGATGTTTGATTTCGAAGCTAAAATTTGGGCCAATTATGGTTGGAAATTTTGTGAACCATGTGATAGGGCTATG CATCTTGATTGGGATTCTGGAAAGACTCATCTTTATCGTTGCTACGTGAGTGTTGACGGAACTTGCTGGTTCAAG GGACCGTATCTTGATACAAAAAGGACTCACTTACAACGGGAACTTGGCGATGAAAACGTGTTGATTATCCAATTTGCAGATGATCCAAACATGTCCGATATCCCGTCCAATCATTGTAACTGGTCTGCGGCTTACAACACGATTTCTGGTGGGATTTCAATTGGTTTGCGTCATTATCGTCTTTTTG CGTTTAAAGATGTAGATAAGAAGAATTTTAAAGGCGACAATTCTAAGAAACAACGGCCAAAATGGGCGATGAAATGTTACTTTATTAGAACAGATTCTCATGCACCATGGGCTGAGAAAGACAATTGCATTTTGTTCAGAAAAACTAGCCACGAAGCAAGGTGTCTGTTTATGCATGTGCACATGGTCTCTAGCATGGCCAAATACATCTCTAG ATGTTCACTTGCCCTATCAAATTCAGTAAAGCTCCGTGTTGATCTTGCTTGTGTGCATGTTGAAAGAATCGAAGACATCCCTTGTCGT GATGAAAATGGCTATGTTGTTTGTAATGAAGAAGGGGAACCATTGATTCATACAGACGGGACGGGATTTATATCGGAAGATTTAGCAATTTTGTGTGAAAAAGATTTCATTGAAGCTAAGGGCACAAAGGAAGACAATTATAAA CTTGAAGAGGAGTCAATCAAAGAATCTTGCATTAGAGAACCG CCTTTGCTTGTCCAATGCCGATTGTTTAAGGAAGGTTGTGCTGTCAAaggaactcttcttgtaaataaaaag CTCAAACCCCGAACAATTCAAGTCAGACCCTCAATGATAAAGGTTGAGAAAGATGCTAGACTTTCAGATTCAACTTCATTCAGCTCGTTGGAGATATGTTCCGTAAG TCGTAAACCGAGGACAGCTAATCTATCAAAGAACTTGATAGCACTTTTAAGCGTAGGAGGCGTTCCCAAAAATTACTTTTTGGAATTACTGGAAAATACGTTGCAAGACGCCCAGAAAGTATCCTCAAGTTTGCGTGCAGCACTTAGAG TGGGCTTAAACTATGGACAAATAGATAATTCTTCAACTTCAGTAGCAATGATCGGGTCTGGAGTTCCGCTTGAAGAACCTTATCTTCAATACCGTCTGTCGATTTTGGCAAATGAAGAACGGAAAGGGCTTCGTGCTGGAAGGATTCCAGTTAATGAAAGTTATTATTTAATAGGGACTGCTGATCCGACTGGAACCTTGAACAATGATGAAGTTTGTGTTATTCT AGAGAATGGTCAAATATCAGGAAAGGTTCTGGTTTATAGGAATCCAGGCCTTGACTTTGGTGACGTACACATTTTAACTGCAAAATATGTTGAGAAAATGGAGGAATTTGTCGGAAATGCTAAATATGGTATTTTCTTCTCGACAAAGGGCAAGCGATCAGTGGGAACCGAAATTGCGAATGGTGATTTTGATGGAGATTTGTATTGGGTTTGTAGAAACCCACAGTTATTACATTACTTCAAAGCGAGTGAACCGTGGAAACGGAAATACTCAACCCCGAGTAAACCGAGCAAGAAACCTGGTGAGCTTTCATATGACGAATTGGAGACTGAGATTTTTTCTCTGCTTTTTGCAACACAAAAACACAG TAAGGTAGCTGGTACAGCAGCCGACAGCTGGATGGCCTATATGGATCAATATCTTAGTTTGGGAGAAAATGATGTTGATGAAAAGCGTCGGATCAAAGACAAAATGATGAAGTTAGTTGATTTGTTCTACGATGCGCTAGATGCACCAAAAAGCGGGAAAACG GTTGATATTCCTCAAAGTTTATTGTCACGGAAATATCCGCATTTTATGGAGAAGTATGTCAACAAATCATATAATTCTTCTTCTGTTTTAGGAGAAATTTACGATAGAGCAATCGCGTATCAACCTGATAATGCATTGATACGAG AAATCTGGAAATTACAGTGTTTTAATGTGGAGATACCAGACCGCGTTTTAAATTTGTGGAAGAACCGGTACGATTCGTACAAGTACGAAATGTCTACAGCCTTGCAATCTGGAGACGAATCGAAAAACAACTCTGCAAATATCGTGATAACTAATTATAAGAAG ATGTTATATGAGGCTGAGGATTTTGCATCAAGTACTAGGAAAATCGAGGATATTTACAACGATGCCCTTGCGATTTATCATGTAAGTTATGACAATGctatcaagtgtggggatgttagAAAGTGCGGGTTTGCGTGGAAGGTTGCTGGCGAGGCTTTGTGCTCGTTTCATGAATCGAAAACCCCTGGAAGATCGATTTCTTTCAAAACGAATGTATTATCTAAGTTTATTTAG
- the LOC110917789 gene encoding probable RNA-dependent RNA polymerase 5 isoform X2 produces MNNSSSTEVPLQPSVEQLIAKICTDRCIQPPDLMARRLLSKLTEASAIEILNKISSSCNIRTFSGYIVFMVERVNSVDCVLPQKRSPPVSITSGNPQSAEHGHFISPNSMQHSPGSSSGSNPTTIPDNFPMSPNEGYGSFVSKRMTSLLISEPKDASPNNATYHLGESSKTINLVPKQLVFSTGYDLDYTNHRNVSQRLFDSPNSSHGFSVVQKQHTLSPCSSSNGTRTHNGSPMSDQRSLSPCVSTGSLTNSLAISQQSLLLNELEFRKLFLVYSYVGRKKLEDVVSVEDAIEIKKMKTVSMFDFEAKIWANYGWKFCEPCDRAMHLDWDSGKTHLYRCYVSVDGTCWFKGPYLDTKRTHLQRELGDENVLIIQFADDPNMSDIPSNHCNWSAAYNTISGGISIGLRHYRLFAFKDVDKKNFKGDNSKKQRPKWAMKCYFIRTDSHAPWAEKDNCILFRKTSHEARCLFMHVHMVSSMAKYISRCSLALSNSVKLRVDLACVHVERIEDIPCRDENGYVVCNEEGEPLIHTDGTGFISEDLAILCEKDFIEAKGTKEDNYKLEEESIKESCIREPPLLVQCRLFKEGCAVKGTLLVNKKLKPRTIQVRPSMIKVEKDARLSDSTSFSSLEICSVSRKPRTANLSKNLIALLSVGGVPKNYFLELLENTLQDAQKVSSSLRAALRVGLNYGQIDNSSTSVAMIGSGVPLEEPYLQYRLSILANEERKGLRAGRIPVNESYYLIGTADPTGTLNNDEVCVILENGQISGKVLVYRNPGLDFGDVHILTAKYVEKMEEFVGNAKYGIFFSTKGKRSVGTEIANGDFDGDLYWVCRNPQLLHYFKASEPWKRKYSTPSKPSKKPGELSYDELETEIFSLLFATQKHSKVAGTAADSWMAYMDQYLSLGENDVDEKRRIKDKMMKLVDLFYDALDAPKSGKTVDIPQSLLSRKYPHFMEKYVNKSYNSSSVLGEIYDRAIAYQPDNALIREIWKLQCFNVEIPDRVLNLWKNRCYMRLRILHQVLGKSRIFTTMPLRFIM; encoded by the exons ATGAACAATTCTTCTTCAACTGAAGTTCCTCTACAACCTTCAGTCGAACAACTGATCGCAAAAATCTGTACGGACAGATGTATACAACCGCCTGACCTTATGGCCCGGCGGTTACTCTCGAAGCTCACCGAAGCATCGGCGATCGAAATTCTGAATAAAATTTCCAGCTCGTGTAATATCCGTACTTTTTCCGGTTACATTGTTTTCATGGTGGAACGGGTGAATTCAGTCGACTGTGTTTTACCGCAGAAGCGTTCGCCTCCGGTTTCGATCACTAGTGGCAATCCTCAAA GCGCAGAACATGGACACTTCATTTCTCCAAATTCAATGCAACACTCACCCGGTTCTAGTTCTGGTTCAAACCCGACTACCATTCCTGACAACTTCCCTATGTCTCCAAACGAAGGCTATGGTTCTTTTGTTTCAAAGAGAATGACATCCTTGCTAATTTCGGAACCGAAGGATGCAAGTCCAAACAATGCCACCTATCACTTGGGTGAATCTTCAAAGACCATAAACCTGGTCCCAAAACAACTTGTATTCTCAACAGGTTATGATTTAGACTATACAAATCATCGTAATGTAAGTCAACGATTGTTTGACTCTCCAAATAGCAGTCATGGTTTCTCAGTGGTCCAAAAGCAACATACGCTCTCACCATGTTCAAGTTCAAATGGTACACGCAcccacaacggttctccaatgtCAGATCAGCGtagtttatcaccctgtgtgagcactGGAAGCCTGACAAATAGTCTGGCAATAAGTCAGCAGTCATTACTTCTTAATGAGCTCGAATTCAGGAAATTGTTCTTGGTATATAGTTATGTAGGGAG GAAAAAGCTTGAAGATGTGGTTTCTGTTGAAGATGCAATTGagataaagaaaatgaaaacaGTGTCGATGTTTGATTTCGAAGCTAAAATTTGGGCCAATTATGGTTGGAAATTTTGTGAACCATGTGATAGGGCTATG CATCTTGATTGGGATTCTGGAAAGACTCATCTTTATCGTTGCTACGTGAGTGTTGACGGAACTTGCTGGTTCAAG GGACCGTATCTTGATACAAAAAGGACTCACTTACAACGGGAACTTGGCGATGAAAACGTGTTGATTATCCAATTTGCAGATGATCCAAACATGTCCGATATCCCGTCCAATCATTGTAACTGGTCTGCGGCTTACAACACGATTTCTGGTGGGATTTCAATTGGTTTGCGTCATTATCGTCTTTTTG CGTTTAAAGATGTAGATAAGAAGAATTTTAAAGGCGACAATTCTAAGAAACAACGGCCAAAATGGGCGATGAAATGTTACTTTATTAGAACAGATTCTCATGCACCATGGGCTGAGAAAGACAATTGCATTTTGTTCAGAAAAACTAGCCACGAAGCAAGGTGTCTGTTTATGCATGTGCACATGGTCTCTAGCATGGCCAAATACATCTCTAG ATGTTCACTTGCCCTATCAAATTCAGTAAAGCTCCGTGTTGATCTTGCTTGTGTGCATGTTGAAAGAATCGAAGACATCCCTTGTCGT GATGAAAATGGCTATGTTGTTTGTAATGAAGAAGGGGAACCATTGATTCATACAGACGGGACGGGATTTATATCGGAAGATTTAGCAATTTTGTGTGAAAAAGATTTCATTGAAGCTAAGGGCACAAAGGAAGACAATTATAAA CTTGAAGAGGAGTCAATCAAAGAATCTTGCATTAGAGAACCG CCTTTGCTTGTCCAATGCCGATTGTTTAAGGAAGGTTGTGCTGTCAAaggaactcttcttgtaaataaaaag CTCAAACCCCGAACAATTCAAGTCAGACCCTCAATGATAAAGGTTGAGAAAGATGCTAGACTTTCAGATTCAACTTCATTCAGCTCGTTGGAGATATGTTCCGTAAG TCGTAAACCGAGGACAGCTAATCTATCAAAGAACTTGATAGCACTTTTAAGCGTAGGAGGCGTTCCCAAAAATTACTTTTTGGAATTACTGGAAAATACGTTGCAAGACGCCCAGAAAGTATCCTCAAGTTTGCGTGCAGCACTTAGAG TGGGCTTAAACTATGGACAAATAGATAATTCTTCAACTTCAGTAGCAATGATCGGGTCTGGAGTTCCGCTTGAAGAACCTTATCTTCAATACCGTCTGTCGATTTTGGCAAATGAAGAACGGAAAGGGCTTCGTGCTGGAAGGATTCCAGTTAATGAAAGTTATTATTTAATAGGGACTGCTGATCCGACTGGAACCTTGAACAATGATGAAGTTTGTGTTATTCT AGAGAATGGTCAAATATCAGGAAAGGTTCTGGTTTATAGGAATCCAGGCCTTGACTTTGGTGACGTACACATTTTAACTGCAAAATATGTTGAGAAAATGGAGGAATTTGTCGGAAATGCTAAATATGGTATTTTCTTCTCGACAAAGGGCAAGCGATCAGTGGGAACCGAAATTGCGAATGGTGATTTTGATGGAGATTTGTATTGGGTTTGTAGAAACCCACAGTTATTACATTACTTCAAAGCGAGTGAACCGTGGAAACGGAAATACTCAACCCCGAGTAAACCGAGCAAGAAACCTGGTGAGCTTTCATATGACGAATTGGAGACTGAGATTTTTTCTCTGCTTTTTGCAACACAAAAACACAG TAAGGTAGCTGGTACAGCAGCCGACAGCTGGATGGCCTATATGGATCAATATCTTAGTTTGGGAGAAAATGATGTTGATGAAAAGCGTCGGATCAAAGACAAAATGATGAAGTTAGTTGATTTGTTCTACGATGCGCTAGATGCACCAAAAAGCGGGAAAACG GTTGATATTCCTCAAAGTTTATTGTCACGGAAATATCCGCATTTTATGGAGAAGTATGTCAACAAATCATATAATTCTTCTTCTGTTTTAGGAGAAATTTACGATAGAGCAATCGCGTATCAACCTGATAATGCATTGATACGAG AAATCTGGAAATTACAGTGTTTTAATGTGGAGATACCAGACCGCGTTTTAAATTTGTGGAAGAACCG ATGTTATATGAGGCTGAGGATTTTGCATCAAGTACTAGGAAAATCGAGGATATTTACAACGATGCCCTTGCGATTTATCATGTAA
- the LOC110917789 gene encoding probable RNA-dependent RNA polymerase 5 isoform X3 encodes MNNSSSTEVPLQPSVEQLIAKICTDRCIQPPDLMARRLLSKLTEASAIEILNKISSSCNIRTFSGYIVFMVERVNSVDCVLPQKRSPPVSITSGNPQKHGHFISPNSMQHSPGSSSGSNPTTIPDNFPMSPNEGYGSFVSKRMTSLLISEPKDASPNNATYHLGESSKTINLVPKQLVFSTGYDLDYTNHRNVSQRLFDSPNSSHGFSVVQKQHTLSPCSSSNGTRTHNGSPMSDQRSLSPCVSTGSLTNSLAISQQSLLLNELEFRKLFLVYSYVGRKKLEDVVSVEDAIEIKKMKTVSMFDFEAKIWANYGWKFCEPCDRAMHLDWDSGKTHLYRCYVSVDGTCWFKGPYLDTKRTHLQRELGDENVLIIQFADDPNMSDIPSNHCNWSAAYNTISGGISIGLRHYRLFAFKDVDKKNFKGDNSKKQRPKWAMKCYFIRTDSHAPWAEKDNCILFRKTSHEARCLFMHVHMVSSMAKYISRCSLALSNSVKLRVDLACVHVERIEDIPCRDENGYVVCNEEGEPLIHTDGTGFISEDLAILCEKDFIEAKGTKEDNYKLEEESIKESCIREPPLLVQCRLFKEGCAVKGTLLVNKKLKPRTIQVRPSMIKVEKDARLSDSTSFSSLEICSVSRKPRTANLSKNLIALLSVGGVPKNYFLELLENTLQDAQKVSSSLRAALRVGLNYGQIDNSSTSVAMIGSGVPLEEPYLQYRLSILANEERKGLRAGRIPVNESYYLIGTADPTGTLNNDEVCVILENGQISGKVLVYRNPGLDFGDVHILTAKYVEKMEEFVGNAKYGIFFSTKGKRSVGTEIANGDFDGDLYWVCRNPQLLHYFKASEPWKRKYSTPSKPSKKPGELSYDELETEIFSLLFATQKHSKVAGTAADSWMAYMDQYLSLGENDVDEKRRIKDKMMKLVDLFYDALDAPKSGKTVDIPQSLLSRKYPHFMEKYVNKSYNSSSVLGEIYDRAIAYQPDNALIREIWKLQCFNVEIPDRVLNLWKNRYDSYKYEMSTALQSGDESKNNSANIVITNYKKMLYEAEDFASSTRKIEDIYNDALAIYHVSYDNAIKCGDVRKCGFAWKVAGEALCSFHESKTPGRSISFKTNVLSKFI; translated from the exons ATGAACAATTCTTCTTCAACTGAAGTTCCTCTACAACCTTCAGTCGAACAACTGATCGCAAAAATCTGTACGGACAGATGTATACAACCGCCTGACCTTATGGCCCGGCGGTTACTCTCGAAGCTCACCGAAGCATCGGCGATCGAAATTCTGAATAAAATTTCCAGCTCGTGTAATATCCGTACTTTTTCCGGTTACATTGTTTTCATGGTGGAACGGGTGAATTCAGTCGACTGTGTTTTACCGCAGAAGCGTTCGCCTCCGGTTTCGATCACTAGTGGCAATCCTCAAA AACATGGACACTTCATTTCTCCAAATTCAATGCAACACTCACCCGGTTCTAGTTCTGGTTCAAACCCGACTACCATTCCTGACAACTTCCCTATGTCTCCAAACGAAGGCTATGGTTCTTTTGTTTCAAAGAGAATGACATCCTTGCTAATTTCGGAACCGAAGGATGCAAGTCCAAACAATGCCACCTATCACTTGGGTGAATCTTCAAAGACCATAAACCTGGTCCCAAAACAACTTGTATTCTCAACAGGTTATGATTTAGACTATACAAATCATCGTAATGTAAGTCAACGATTGTTTGACTCTCCAAATAGCAGTCATGGTTTCTCAGTGGTCCAAAAGCAACATACGCTCTCACCATGTTCAAGTTCAAATGGTACACGCAcccacaacggttctccaatgtCAGATCAGCGtagtttatcaccctgtgtgagcactGGAAGCCTGACAAATAGTCTGGCAATAAGTCAGCAGTCATTACTTCTTAATGAGCTCGAATTCAGGAAATTGTTCTTGGTATATAGTTATGTAGGGAG GAAAAAGCTTGAAGATGTGGTTTCTGTTGAAGATGCAATTGagataaagaaaatgaaaacaGTGTCGATGTTTGATTTCGAAGCTAAAATTTGGGCCAATTATGGTTGGAAATTTTGTGAACCATGTGATAGGGCTATG CATCTTGATTGGGATTCTGGAAAGACTCATCTTTATCGTTGCTACGTGAGTGTTGACGGAACTTGCTGGTTCAAG GGACCGTATCTTGATACAAAAAGGACTCACTTACAACGGGAACTTGGCGATGAAAACGTGTTGATTATCCAATTTGCAGATGATCCAAACATGTCCGATATCCCGTCCAATCATTGTAACTGGTCTGCGGCTTACAACACGATTTCTGGTGGGATTTCAATTGGTTTGCGTCATTATCGTCTTTTTG CGTTTAAAGATGTAGATAAGAAGAATTTTAAAGGCGACAATTCTAAGAAACAACGGCCAAAATGGGCGATGAAATGTTACTTTATTAGAACAGATTCTCATGCACCATGGGCTGAGAAAGACAATTGCATTTTGTTCAGAAAAACTAGCCACGAAGCAAGGTGTCTGTTTATGCATGTGCACATGGTCTCTAGCATGGCCAAATACATCTCTAG ATGTTCACTTGCCCTATCAAATTCAGTAAAGCTCCGTGTTGATCTTGCTTGTGTGCATGTTGAAAGAATCGAAGACATCCCTTGTCGT GATGAAAATGGCTATGTTGTTTGTAATGAAGAAGGGGAACCATTGATTCATACAGACGGGACGGGATTTATATCGGAAGATTTAGCAATTTTGTGTGAAAAAGATTTCATTGAAGCTAAGGGCACAAAGGAAGACAATTATAAA CTTGAAGAGGAGTCAATCAAAGAATCTTGCATTAGAGAACCG CCTTTGCTTGTCCAATGCCGATTGTTTAAGGAAGGTTGTGCTGTCAAaggaactcttcttgtaaataaaaag CTCAAACCCCGAACAATTCAAGTCAGACCCTCAATGATAAAGGTTGAGAAAGATGCTAGACTTTCAGATTCAACTTCATTCAGCTCGTTGGAGATATGTTCCGTAAG TCGTAAACCGAGGACAGCTAATCTATCAAAGAACTTGATAGCACTTTTAAGCGTAGGAGGCGTTCCCAAAAATTACTTTTTGGAATTACTGGAAAATACGTTGCAAGACGCCCAGAAAGTATCCTCAAGTTTGCGTGCAGCACTTAGAG TGGGCTTAAACTATGGACAAATAGATAATTCTTCAACTTCAGTAGCAATGATCGGGTCTGGAGTTCCGCTTGAAGAACCTTATCTTCAATACCGTCTGTCGATTTTGGCAAATGAAGAACGGAAAGGGCTTCGTGCTGGAAGGATTCCAGTTAATGAAAGTTATTATTTAATAGGGACTGCTGATCCGACTGGAACCTTGAACAATGATGAAGTTTGTGTTATTCT AGAGAATGGTCAAATATCAGGAAAGGTTCTGGTTTATAGGAATCCAGGCCTTGACTTTGGTGACGTACACATTTTAACTGCAAAATATGTTGAGAAAATGGAGGAATTTGTCGGAAATGCTAAATATGGTATTTTCTTCTCGACAAAGGGCAAGCGATCAGTGGGAACCGAAATTGCGAATGGTGATTTTGATGGAGATTTGTATTGGGTTTGTAGAAACCCACAGTTATTACATTACTTCAAAGCGAGTGAACCGTGGAAACGGAAATACTCAACCCCGAGTAAACCGAGCAAGAAACCTGGTGAGCTTTCATATGACGAATTGGAGACTGAGATTTTTTCTCTGCTTTTTGCAACACAAAAACACAG TAAGGTAGCTGGTACAGCAGCCGACAGCTGGATGGCCTATATGGATCAATATCTTAGTTTGGGAGAAAATGATGTTGATGAAAAGCGTCGGATCAAAGACAAAATGATGAAGTTAGTTGATTTGTTCTACGATGCGCTAGATGCACCAAAAAGCGGGAAAACG GTTGATATTCCTCAAAGTTTATTGTCACGGAAATATCCGCATTTTATGGAGAAGTATGTCAACAAATCATATAATTCTTCTTCTGTTTTAGGAGAAATTTACGATAGAGCAATCGCGTATCAACCTGATAATGCATTGATACGAG AAATCTGGAAATTACAGTGTTTTAATGTGGAGATACCAGACCGCGTTTTAAATTTGTGGAAGAACCGGTACGATTCGTACAAGTACGAAATGTCTACAGCCTTGCAATCTGGAGACGAATCGAAAAACAACTCTGCAAATATCGTGATAACTAATTATAAGAAG ATGTTATATGAGGCTGAGGATTTTGCATCAAGTACTAGGAAAATCGAGGATATTTACAACGATGCCCTTGCGATTTATCATGTAAGTTATGACAATGctatcaagtgtggggatgttagAAAGTGCGGGTTTGCGTGGAAGGTTGCTGGCGAGGCTTTGTGCTCGTTTCATGAATCGAAAACCCCTGGAAGATCGATTTCTTTCAAAACGAATGTATTATCTAAGTTTATTTAG